One part of the Acetonema longum DSM 6540 genome encodes these proteins:
- a CDS encoding flavodoxin family protein, with translation MKALALVASPRKLGNSEILAKEMLASLPAAERRMIRLTDLRIEQCRACYACLPAEKDCVIKDDMTFLLREIRWADAVIISSACYFLGPHTSIKTIGDRLISVLQEGSRYAGKKCATVLTYGVPGWEGYGREAVRNFAGFLHLDVVGSLTVQAANPGTAIKPAILEEARKLAERLIPGQAGVTPRPDCCCPACGSSLLQLKPTGDIRCVMCNCTGRITAADAGIALRFVPSGHPRFSAAGMAEHGRLLEGIKDDYIASRKELSVVRKNYQQHDSWWIKPDAGINE, from the coding sequence ATGAAAGCGTTAGCACTTGTTGCATCCCCGCGAAAACTGGGTAACTCGGAAATTTTAGCAAAAGAAATGTTGGCCAGCCTGCCGGCTGCCGAACGGCGGATGATCCGGTTAACGGACCTCCGGATTGAGCAATGCCGTGCTTGCTATGCCTGTCTGCCGGCTGAAAAGGACTGCGTGATCAAAGATGATATGACCTTTCTCCTGCGGGAAATCCGCTGGGCAGATGCCGTCATTATCAGTTCAGCCTGCTATTTTCTCGGGCCCCATACCAGTATCAAAACTATTGGAGACCGGCTGATTTCTGTGCTGCAGGAAGGATCCCGCTACGCCGGCAAAAAATGCGCCACTGTATTGACATATGGAGTGCCCGGCTGGGAAGGCTATGGGCGGGAAGCAGTCAGAAATTTTGCCGGATTCCTTCATCTGGATGTGGTGGGCAGTCTGACAGTGCAAGCGGCCAATCCCGGCACAGCGATCAAACCGGCGATCCTGGAGGAAGCCAGGAAACTGGCAGAACGTCTGATCCCCGGACAAGCCGGCGTCACTCCCAGGCCGGACTGCTGCTGCCCGGCCTGTGGCAGCAGTCTCCTGCAGCTCAAACCCACCGGTGATATCCGCTGTGTGATGTGCAACTGTACCGGGCGGATTACTGCCGCCGATGCCGGCATCGCCCTCCGCTTTGTCCCCTCCGGGCACCCGCGTTTTTCAGCCGCCGGCATGGCCGAACACGGCAGACTGCTGGAGGGCATCAAAGATGATTATATCGCCAGCCGCAAGGAACTTTCGGTTGTCAGAAAAAATTATCAGCAACATGACAGCTGGTGGATCAAGCCTGACGCCGGGATAAACGAATGA
- a CDS encoding heme NO-binding domain-containing protein, which produces MKGTIVGTWVNTARKIWGDEVTNQAMERVGWPKEKIFAPLEDIADAKPREFVQYLSTHASKPVDEIWQIIGKDNLRTFSEHYPAFFQQENLYSFLRSMYDVHMVVVKRISGSVPPEVLMEPISSHEAIMSYHSKRGMFGYFKGLLAGASEYFKEEIETEVLDSSAEHMRVKIRFSRPISHTVRYRFNIMASFGFIRNIPGKAGVVAMLLSGAVLLLLTLVGVRAPLWLAPVNGVIAAVSTWLLFRPFNALKEQIHSIQSYKYYEELKLRSADEFEDLMAMLFEYKLRVKREFIGFKGVTDEMNRYADNFNGLADNMRSTSNEISGVVHDVATAATSQASETEISVGILNGNLNTLRLVVTEQSKNKEQLEAAVDAISKGFQEVQASSGKLTHSMEKFAEVKESAENLQSQATKITEITGLVAAIAGQTNLLALNAAIEAARAGEQGRGFAVVAEEVRKLAEQSQQHSESISHDLKVLTEIISGVVRLIEAEYEVLAVESKQLNSVVAGNNQHVDNIHGVADNIVVMANKLEQEMTSLNQVYGKIESLAAISEENSAASQEVSSAVAIYNDKLQDLMEKIREFKLVIQHFSEDIGQYRT; this is translated from the coding sequence GTGAAAGGTACAATTGTCGGGACATGGGTCAATACAGCCCGGAAAATTTGGGGTGATGAGGTAACCAACCAGGCCATGGAGCGTGTCGGCTGGCCGAAAGAAAAGATTTTTGCACCGCTGGAAGACATAGCTGACGCAAAGCCCAGAGAATTCGTTCAATATTTATCCACCCATGCCAGCAAACCAGTGGATGAAATTTGGCAGATCATCGGCAAAGATAATTTGCGGACCTTCTCGGAGCATTATCCGGCCTTTTTTCAGCAGGAGAACTTATATTCTTTTTTACGCTCAATGTATGACGTACACATGGTTGTGGTCAAACGAATTTCGGGCTCCGTGCCGCCGGAAGTGCTGATGGAGCCCATATCCAGCCATGAAGCTATTATGAGCTACCATTCCAAGCGGGGCATGTTCGGTTATTTCAAAGGGCTGCTGGCCGGGGCGTCTGAATATTTTAAAGAAGAGATCGAAACTGAAGTGCTGGATTCCTCGGCGGAACATATGCGGGTCAAAATCCGGTTTTCCCGTCCCATCAGCCATACAGTCCGCTACAGGTTTAATATCATGGCCTCTTTTGGTTTTATCCGGAACATACCGGGCAAGGCCGGGGTCGTGGCCATGCTTCTCAGTGGAGCTGTCCTGCTGCTTTTAACCTTGGTCGGAGTCCGGGCTCCACTGTGGCTGGCGCCAGTCAACGGCGTCATTGCTGCTGTCAGTACCTGGCTTTTGTTCCGGCCGTTTAATGCCCTGAAAGAGCAAATTCATTCGATTCAGAGCTATAAGTACTATGAGGAACTGAAACTCCGCTCGGCGGATGAATTTGAAGACCTGATGGCCATGCTGTTTGAATATAAGCTGCGGGTGAAACGGGAATTTATCGGCTTTAAGGGTGTCACCGACGAAATGAACCGCTATGCGGATAATTTCAACGGATTGGCTGACAACATGCGCAGCACCTCCAATGAAATATCGGGGGTAGTCCATGACGTAGCCACTGCCGCTACCAGTCAGGCCTCGGAAACCGAAATTTCGGTAGGAATTTTAAATGGTAACCTGAATACCCTGCGGCTGGTGGTCACTGAGCAAAGTAAAAACAAAGAACAGCTAGAGGCGGCAGTGGATGCCATTTCCAAAGGATTTCAGGAAGTACAGGCCTCCAGCGGCAAATTAACCCATAGCATGGAAAAATTTGCTGAAGTAAAAGAATCGGCGGAGAACCTCCAGTCCCAAGCCACCAAGATCACAGAAATCACCGGTTTGGTGGCGGCAATTGCCGGCCAGACCAACCTGCTGGCTTTAAACGCCGCTATTGAGGCCGCCCGGGCCGGAGAACAGGGCCGGGGCTTCGCCGTGGTCGCTGAAGAGGTCCGGAAGCTGGCCGAGCAATCCCAACAGCATTCAGAGAGCATTTCTCACGATTTAAAGGTCCTGACTGAGATTATCAGCGGCGTTGTCCGACTGATTGAAGCAGAGTACGAAGTCCTGGCGGTGGAAAGCAAACAGCTGAACTCCGTGGTGGCCGGCAACAACCAGCACGTGGATAACATTCACGGGGTGGCTGATAATATTGTTGTGATGGCCAATAAGCTGGAACAGGAAATGACCAGTCTCAATCAGGTATACGGCAAAATCGAATCCCTGGCAGCTATCTCTGAGGAAAACTCCGCCGCCAGTCAGGAAGTCAGCTCCGCGGTGGCCATCTATAACGATAAGTTGCAGGACCTGATGGAAAAGATCCGTGAATTCAAACTCGTGATCCAGCACTTCAGCGAAGACATCGGACAATACCGGACCTGA
- a CDS encoding class I SAM-dependent methyltransferase: MHKNDSSQTKKNFDRIAIIQDIVNDLVPEKWRLKALHFAHGRVLEVGVGSGFNLPLYTAACSEVVGIDPSLGMLHRAARRVNKARVPIFLYEMDVQSLEFSTASFDTVIATCVFGTVPDPLKGLKEISRVCRPDGTIILVEYMRSSQDWLGKFMDWLNPVTVWLLGNHINHPTVPLVLQAGIEIREVENLFGDVVKLIVGQPVNSFQVSCVTHLQR; the protein is encoded by the coding sequence ATGCATAAAAACGACAGCAGCCAAACCAAGAAAAACTTTGACCGCATTGCCATTATCCAAGACATCGTGAACGACCTGGTTCCGGAAAAGTGGCGTCTGAAGGCGCTGCACTTTGCCCATGGCCGGGTCTTGGAGGTCGGCGTAGGCAGCGGCTTCAATTTGCCGTTGTACACTGCCGCCTGTTCCGAAGTGGTCGGCATCGACCCGAGTCTGGGCATGCTGCACAGAGCAGCACGCCGGGTTAATAAGGCGCGAGTCCCAATATTTTTATACGAGATGGATGTTCAGTCCCTGGAGTTTTCGACCGCCAGCTTTGACACGGTCATTGCCACCTGCGTCTTCGGCACCGTGCCGGACCCGCTGAAAGGCCTGAAAGAAATCAGCCGGGTCTGCAGGCCCGACGGCACGATTATTCTGGTGGAATACATGCGCAGCAGCCAGGACTGGCTGGGCAAATTTATGGACTGGCTGAATCCGGTTACCGTCTGGCTGCTGGGTAATCATATCAACCATCCTACAGTCCCGTTGGTCCTCCAGGCCGGTATTGAGATCCGGGAGGTTGAAAACCTGTTCGGCGATGTGGTCAAGCTGATTGTGGGACAACCGGTCAATTCCTTTCAGGTGTCCTGCGTGACTCATTTGCAGCGATAA